The nucleotide window TAACACTCTTTAAGCCTTCTTCATTAGCATCCTTAACCTTtgcatcatcattgctcttttCTGTTGTATCCTGCGGTTTATCATCATCGCTATTTTTCTCTACTGCACCTTCATTGACCAAATTGCTTTCTAGAGTTGAGCTATTAGAGTCAGCCATGGGTGAGCCATCAGTAGTACCTGATGCCAATGTTGAAACCATTGAATTCCCTTTCACCGACTGCAGGTATACGACCTGTAGAAAGGTTGCAGAGTTGgtaactactttttttttttaacatcagCTTGCAATCAAGTCACAAGCTTTGAATCATACCTGCGTTATGTACGACCCATCATCATTTTTAACAAGAAAGATTTCAAACAATGGAGTCCCTGGAGATCCAGTAATCAGTTGTCTGAAATGGCGTAAGAATGTCATTCATAAAATATTCATATCTAGCAAAACACCTAagcaaaaatttcattttttttttaaaccttggATAGTAACTCCTGGCTACAAATCTTCCCAAAGCTGGAGCTATTCTCACTATTCGACCAAACGGATCATCTGAATCCATTGACCAACCCACCCACCATCCTACCTGAGAATTCATAACTCTAACATAAATATCATCTATAACACACGATATAATAGCAATCCAAATAGAGAAGGACAAAACTATATCAAattgctcttcttcttgatgGTAAAGACATACCAAACCAGTCCCCGCAATCCTACATAATCTGGATGCATCATGGTACCGCTCTTCTTCAATAGCATTCTGCAAAATTTCAAGAAAGAATCAAAGCTAGAGTCTTTACTTCAAAGATTGAAACTTTAGTGATTGAAGCAATCAACCCACGTTCAATTCAGACATAACTTCAGCTACCACATCCTTTGAAGTAGCTTCCGCTATTGCTCTCTTCAATTTAGCAGCTTCCAAAAAATCCTCTTTCTCAATTGCATCTTCAAGTTGAAactgataaatttaaaaaaaaacaaaaataacaaaaataacaaaaacaaaatttcttaGAAATACAAGGATTGCGTCATAAATTTCGGaaagaatcaaaagaaaaaaaaattcatgaaaaatccacaaaacGAAATCAAACCCCAAGAAGTCAAAGATCGAAAAAATGGAATTCAAGGAGAATGGTGACCTTAAGAACGGAAGAGAAGTTCTCCGCCTGGTCAGTCTCAGAGAAATGGCGGCTCCATCGATTCCAGTCCCAATCGGAGCAGCCATCAGTGGCGGCGGAGGAGGACGAGGacgaggatgaggaggaggagcagcGGCAAAGAAGAGATTGTGGATGCTTGTAGGACCTTGAGATGGCCCTGCGGGAGAACGTACCGGAGAAGGTTAGATGGGAGGAGATGAACGGCCGGGATTGAAGGATCGGCGCCGGCGGTGAGGTACGTGCGCCGCACGCGCGCGGCAGCGCCATTTCGCTTGGACTCTTTTGAGGACTGGATAGAGTTTGGGGAAGGCTTTAAGTTAGCGGAGCATGTGGCTGTGGATCAGCTGTTTGGGTTGTTGTATTCAAATTGGTAGTGGGGCTTTTATTGAATGACACGTGGCTActtttggatttattatttttattttcctatatttttgtgaatatttgtctatttgttatatttatatgtgtttactccttaaaatttaatttgtttgtatgCATTCTTCTCTATTTCATGGACAtcgttaaaatatatattataagttatatagatattaatttttaaaatgaaaattttgattttttatttaattttttaaatgaatatagttactcttattttttattttcattttttgacaAAATGTGAATAAGTAAAGTGTGAATAAGTGTAGAGTTAATATTTCAACATACATATGCTTTTATTTCGTGTGAGTTAAGTTTCAATATGAACACCTTACGCAATAAACTAGGTGTTACTAGACTACAACATcgttgattaatttttttttaataataaatatgttaaGTACTATTAGAATTTGttagaatttaaatataataaatgaaataattttttatctaaatatgtaaaagtaattttgttatttaatatgtaataatatatagGGCAAACTATATGTTTTAGTCACTAAATTATTCGTGTTTTCTTAATCtggtcactaaactaaaaaaaaattcaattggtCACTAACGTTAACATTTTCTTCTAATTAAGTCACTCATTTCAATGTCGTTACCCTGACTCTGAGCTGGCGCGCCATCTCACCTGACACTGTTGAACTTTCTCTTTGATTGCTGACGTGACATTCCACTTCAACAATCCATTGTCACATAGTACCTATCTTATAAATTACACCAAATCCACATGTTTCAAGCTTATTCACTCTAAGCTGATACTCCTCCCACACACTGCCATTATAAATTATACAAAGCAAAGCAAATCCTCCGCTTTTGCTTTCCAACAAAAGCTCGAAGCAATCGAAATCAGACCTCGCCGAGCATGGTGCCCACTAATGCCAAGTGCCACCTTCTCACAAAGGTCGCGCGCCTCGACAAGCTAGCATGGGAGATCCAAGACTATTTTCTCGCTAATCTCTAAGACCTAGAACGAGGAACATACCCTTTGCTAGTGCGTCATCGCCCTTGATTCGGACCTCCGCAAATTGGAAACCGCTGCTTGGAAAGCTGCCCTTGATCATGCAATATTGGATAAGGTCTTTGAGATGTGTTCCTAAATTTATTTGATCTTTTGCTTTGTTTGGTGTGTGATTGTTTGATTCTTGGTGTTCAGTTTAATGAAGGATTGTGTAGGATCAAATGCCTCCTTAGTGATGCCGATGTGGCGCCACTCCTCTCTAGCACAAACAatggtgttttgatttttttatttgtttgttttattatttttatctaactttgttcttggtttttttattatggaattggggtttttttttttgtttggttttgttatttgaagtttttttcttcaattgaggaactgaagtttttttctttttacttcttGAAGATGTTTCTCGGCTCGATAAATGTCCGAGCGACGAGGAAGGAGGTTCA belongs to Dioscorea cayenensis subsp. rotundata cultivar TDr96_F1 chromosome 17, TDr96_F1_v2_PseudoChromosome.rev07_lg8_w22 25.fasta, whole genome shotgun sequence and includes:
- the LOC120280322 gene encoding protein EXECUTER 2, chloroplastic isoform X2, yielding MALPRACGARTSPPAPILQSRPFISSHLTFSGTFSRRAISRSYKHPQSLLCRCSSSSSSSSSSSAATDGCSDWDWNRWSRHFSETDQAENFSSVLKFQLEDAIEKEDFLEAAKLKRAIAEATSKDVVAEVMSELNNAIEEERYHDASRLCRIAGTGLVGWWVGWSMDSDDPFGRIVRIAPALGRFVARSYYPRQLITGSPGTPLFEIFLVKNDDGSYITQVVYLQSVKGNSMVSTLASGTTDGSPMADSNSSTLESNLVNEGAVEKNSDDDKPQDTTEKSNDDAKVKDANEEGLKSVIDFFKERIPGFKVKVNVSGSEDVKVNADSLEQLMQEDVVKNASPEVSEDEVSSVDDFQREDSAGDDTDSNEENKNTAMKVIIGGVLHNKEDVLSKSYIRLPAKINDMEKDLFTLHIPSRSSNSDAGERRSAKIKIAAIAAQAASDLMPPDVAKGLLSADKVSSKVSRDLREVVKLAVSQAQRRNKLPRTTIFNRITTDNDSLDPFDGLYVGSFGPYGIEVVQLRRKFGHWNDTDETSNGSDVEFFEYVEAVKLTGDLNVPAGQVTFRAKIGKGSRLANRGMFPDELGVAVQHF